A section of the Thermotoga caldifontis AZM44c09 genome encodes:
- the gap gene encoding type I glyceraldehyde-3-phosphate dehydrogenase has translation MRVAINGFGRIGRLVLREILRRKSSKIEVVAINDITDAATLAHLFKYDSVHKIYPGEVRAEGDTIVIDGKSYKVLSEKDPAKLPWKDLGVDVVIESSGVFTDREKAALHLQAGAKKVVITAPAKGEDITVVIGCNEDKLTREHVIISCASCTTNSIAPIIKVLHEKFNIETGFLTTVHAYTNDQRVLDLPHKDLRRARAAALSIIPTTTGAAKAVALVVPELKGKLDGVALRVPVPDGSISDFVAVVSKETTIEEVNQVMKEACETKLKGIIAYNTEPIVSSDIIGTTYSGIFDATLTNVKGKLIKVFSWYDNEYGYSCRVVDTVEMLAKLL, from the coding sequence ATGAGAGTTGCGATCAACGGTTTCGGTAGGATCGGCAGGTTGGTGTTGAGAGAGATTCTCAGAAGGAAATCTTCCAAGATCGAGGTTGTAGCCATCAACGATATCACGGACGCCGCCACTCTTGCCCATCTGTTCAAGTACGACTCGGTACACAAGATCTATCCAGGTGAAGTTCGCGCAGAGGGAGACACGATAGTCATCGACGGCAAGAGCTACAAGGTTCTGAGCGAGAAGGATCCCGCCAAACTTCCCTGGAAGGATCTCGGTGTGGACGTTGTCATCGAATCTTCTGGTGTTTTCACCGACCGTGAAAAGGCAGCTCTCCACCTGCAGGCAGGTGCAAAGAAAGTTGTCATAACTGCTCCCGCAAAGGGTGAAGATATCACGGTGGTCATCGGGTGCAACGAGGACAAGCTCACCCGTGAACATGTCATCATCTCCTGCGCTTCCTGCACGACCAACTCCATCGCACCTATAATAAAAGTGCTCCACGAGAAGTTCAACATCGAAACTGGGTTCCTCACGACGGTGCACGCTTACACGAACGACCAGAGGGTGCTGGATCTTCCTCACAAAGACTTGAGGAGGGCAAGGGCAGCAGCGTTGAGCATCATTCCCACAACCACGGGAGCCGCAAAGGCTGTGGCGCTCGTCGTTCCTGAACTGAAAGGTAAACTCGACGGAGTCGCTCTGAGAGTTCCAGTTCCAGATGGATCCATATCTGACTTCGTTGCCGTCGTGAGCAAAGAAACGACGATAGAAGAAGTGAACCAGGTCATGAAAGAAGCGTGCGAGACGAAACTCAAAGGCATCATTGCGTACAACACCGAACCGATCGTGAGCAGCGACATCATCGGAACGACGTACTCAGGAATCTTCGACGCAACCTTGACGAACGTGAAAGGCAAACTGATAAAGGTCTTCTCCTGGTACGACAACGAGTACGGTTATTCCTGCAGAGTCGTCGATACGGTGGAAATGCTTGCGAAACTTCTGTGA
- a CDS encoding phosphoglycerate kinase: MKKMTIRDVDLNGKTVIMRVDFNVPVENNKVTDDTRIVAALPTIKYAVEHNAKVILLSHLGRPKGVDPKYSLKPVADHLKQISGLNVIFVPHVVGEEVKKAVQEAKLGDVIVLENTRFHPGEEKNDPELAKAWAELADIHVNDAFGTAHRAHASNVGIASFIPSVAGFLMEKEIEFLSKVTYEPDHPYVVVLGGAKVSDKIGVITNLMNKADKILIGGAMMFTFLKAQGVNVGSSLVENDKLDLAKQILEQAEQKKVKVVLPVDCVIAQKIEAGVEKKVVDLKDGIPEGWMGLDIGPKTAELFEKELAGAKTVVWNGPMGVFEIDDFAEGTRKVALAISKVKGTTVVGGGDTAAAVAKFNLESAYSHVSTGGGASLEFLEGRELPGIKSIADKKK, encoded by the coding sequence ATGAAGAAGATGACCATCAGGGATGTCGATCTGAATGGGAAAACTGTCATCATGAGAGTGGACTTCAACGTTCCAGTGGAGAACAACAAGGTCACAGATGATACCCGCATCGTGGCGGCGTTGCCCACCATAAAGTACGCCGTGGAGCACAACGCCAAGGTCATACTGCTCTCACACCTCGGAAGGCCGAAGGGAGTCGATCCAAAGTACAGTTTGAAACCCGTTGCGGATCACCTGAAGCAGATCTCTGGCCTGAACGTCATCTTCGTGCCCCACGTTGTTGGAGAAGAAGTGAAGAAAGCTGTTCAAGAAGCTAAGCTCGGTGATGTCATCGTCCTGGAAAACACGAGATTCCATCCGGGAGAGGAGAAGAACGATCCGGAACTGGCGAAGGCCTGGGCCGAACTGGCCGACATCCACGTGAACGATGCCTTCGGCACGGCTCACAGGGCCCACGCATCGAACGTCGGAATTGCCTCGTTCATACCGAGCGTAGCGGGATTTTTGATGGAAAAGGAAATAGAATTCCTGAGCAAAGTGACTTACGAGCCTGATCATCCGTACGTGGTTGTCCTCGGCGGTGCGAAGGTGTCCGACAAGATAGGTGTCATCACCAACTTGATGAACAAGGCAGACAAGATCCTCATAGGCGGGGCAATGATGTTCACGTTCCTCAAAGCTCAGGGCGTGAACGTTGGTTCTTCCTTAGTCGAGAACGACAAGCTCGATCTGGCCAAACAGATACTCGAACAGGCTGAGCAGAAAAAGGTCAAAGTGGTGCTGCCTGTAGATTGTGTCATCGCGCAGAAGATAGAGGCCGGAGTCGAAAAGAAGGTCGTCGACCTGAAGGACGGTATCCCAGAGGGCTGGATGGGTCTGGACATCGGACCGAAGACGGCTGAATTGTTCGAGAAAGAGCTCGCGGGTGCCAAGACCGTTGTCTGGAACGGACCCATGGGCGTCTTTGAAATAGATGACTTCGCGGAAGGCACCAGGAAGGTCGCCCTGGCGATCAGCAAGGTCAAGGGCACCACGGTGGTCGGTGGAGGAGACACGGCGGCAGCGGTCGCCAAGTTCAATCTAGAATCGGCCTACTCGCACGTTTCGACCGGTGGAGGAGCCTCTCTTGAGTTCCTGGAGGGTCGAGAGCTACCCGGCATAAAGAGCATCGCTGACAAAAAAAAATAG
- the tpiA gene encoding triose-phosphate isomerase produces MILAGNWKMHKTNQEAKLFVNQLVNKLAGKRFKIVVCPPFVSLADVVELTRGTGISVGAQNCHFERSGAFTGEVSPAMLKAIGVEFVIIGHSERRKYFNETDEMINKKLKAAIKEGLRPILCVGETKEEREKGLTFCVVEMQIRQALYGLSRQEVQNLVIAYEPVWAIGTGIVAKPEQAQEAHAFIRKLLRELYDEELAESTPILYGGSIKPDNFFAIMAQPDVDGGLVGGASLDEQFVKLAGIVQTFVE; encoded by the coding sequence GTGATCCTGGCCGGCAACTGGAAAATGCACAAGACTAACCAAGAAGCCAAGCTCTTCGTGAACCAGCTGGTCAACAAACTGGCGGGCAAACGTTTCAAAATAGTCGTTTGCCCGCCTTTCGTTTCCTTGGCCGATGTGGTTGAACTCACGCGTGGAACCGGCATCTCTGTCGGTGCCCAGAACTGCCACTTCGAACGTAGTGGAGCGTTCACCGGCGAAGTTTCACCTGCGATGTTGAAGGCGATCGGTGTTGAATTCGTGATCATCGGACATTCCGAACGTAGGAAATACTTCAACGAAACTGATGAAATGATAAACAAGAAACTGAAAGCGGCCATCAAAGAAGGTTTGAGGCCCATACTGTGTGTTGGTGAAACGAAGGAAGAACGCGAGAAAGGCCTGACCTTTTGCGTCGTTGAGATGCAGATCAGACAAGCACTTTACGGTCTTTCGAGGCAGGAAGTTCAGAACCTCGTGATAGCCTATGAACCCGTGTGGGCCATCGGTACGGGCATCGTGGCCAAACCAGAGCAAGCCCAAGAGGCACATGCATTCATCAGAAAATTGCTCCGCGAACTGTACGACGAGGAGCTCGCGGAAAGCACACCGATTCTGTACGGTGGAAGCATAAAACCGGACAACTTCTTCGCGATCATGGCCCAGCCGGACGTGGATGGTGGTCTGGTGGGCGGTGCCAGCCTGGACGAACAGTTCGTTAAGCTTGCAGGGATCGTTCAGACGTTTGTAGAATGA
- a CDS encoding 2-phosphosulfolactate phosphatase, with amino-acid sequence MVFVPEEKIRERVCVLIDVLRATSVIVTALANGAVSVEPVPTLKQALAKKGKDVLVCGERRNVKPRGFDLGNSPFEYLSDLVQGKKIVLSTTNGTRAIRRIECEILYAASFLNLSSIAHELKRYDSVTIVCSGQNGKIALEDVLCAGAIVALGGGTEKTDSALIAESVWRCSDSVFETLSRSQHGRELIEKGFLRDVEYCSRIDLYSVVPTFDGRSFILQTSERSLQA; translated from the coding sequence GTGGTCTTCGTGCCAGAAGAAAAGATAAGGGAAAGAGTTTGTGTCCTGATCGATGTGCTCAGAGCCACGAGCGTCATCGTCACGGCGTTGGCGAACGGTGCAGTTTCAGTAGAACCAGTCCCGACGTTGAAACAGGCGCTTGCGAAAAAGGGCAAAGACGTGCTCGTGTGCGGAGAAAGGAGGAACGTGAAACCGAGAGGTTTCGATCTTGGAAATTCACCATTCGAATACTTGAGCGATTTGGTTCAAGGAAAAAAGATCGTGCTGTCGACCACCAACGGCACGCGTGCGATTCGAAGGATTGAGTGTGAAATTCTCTATGCAGCGAGCTTTCTGAACCTTTCCTCGATCGCGCATGAACTGAAAAGGTACGATTCTGTTACGATCGTTTGCTCCGGTCAGAATGGAAAGATCGCGCTGGAAGATGTGCTCTGTGCGGGCGCGATCGTGGCGCTGGGCGGTGGAACAGAAAAGACGGACTCAGCGTTGATAGCCGAGTCCGTCTGGCGGTGCAGTGATTCAGTTTTCGAAACCCTCAGTAGATCTCAGCATGGTCGAGAACTCATCGAAAAAGGATTTCTCAGGGACGTCGAGTATTGCTCGCGGATCGATCTGTATTCCGTCGTGCCGACTTTCGATGGAAGGTCGTTCATTCTACAAACGTCTGAACGATCCCTGCAAGCTTAA
- a CDS encoding glutaredoxin family protein: MQHVRITIYTTPTCPYCARAKNYFRQLGLKFTELDVSKDPAAAERLVKKTGQTAVPVIEIGNQIVIGFDKEKIDRLLGVK; this comes from the coding sequence ATGCAGCACGTTAGGATCACCATCTACACTACCCCCACCTGTCCATACTGTGCGAGGGCGAAGAACTATTTCAGACAGCTGGGACTGAAATTCACCGAGCTGGATGTTTCGAAGGATCCAGCCGCAGCGGAACGTCTCGTCAAAAAGACCGGTCAAACTGCTGTGCCCGTGATAGAGATAGGGAACCAGATCGTCATAGGCTTCGATAAGGAAAAGATAGACAGACTCCTGGGAGTGAAATGA
- the yqeK gene encoding bis(5'-nucleosyl)-tetraphosphatase (symmetrical) YqeK: MRHIIEELTHMLDILTGPKRKRHVLSCCEFARKLAKIHGIDEDKVIVACLAHDAFRDVPATKLLRIARSYGIEPSEMELEHPVLLHGKIAAEYLKRRFKFNDQDVLDAVAFHTSGKAGMNGVGKIVFLADALEETRVYEGVEHLRRLAERDLDEALIQTLRSKVCYAMEKEYLLLSETVEMWNWLLRKKRPRSFTESNHDELGGG; the protein is encoded by the coding sequence GTGCGGCACATAATCGAAGAGCTGACACACATGCTCGACATCTTGACGGGCCCGAAGCGAAAACGACACGTGCTTTCCTGTTGCGAATTCGCAAGAAAGCTTGCAAAGATACATGGAATCGACGAAGATAAAGTAATCGTTGCTTGTTTGGCACACGATGCTTTCAGGGATGTTCCAGCAACCAAACTGTTGAGGATTGCAAGATCTTACGGCATCGAGCCGAGTGAAATGGAACTCGAGCACCCGGTTCTCTTACACGGAAAGATCGCGGCGGAGTATCTCAAGAGAAGGTTCAAGTTCAACGATCAGGACGTGCTCGATGCCGTTGCCTTTCACACCAGTGGGAAGGCTGGAATGAACGGAGTTGGAAAGATCGTTTTTCTCGCCGACGCCTTGGAGGAAACACGGGTGTACGAAGGCGTTGAACATTTGAGAAGACTGGCAGAACGTGATTTAGACGAAGCCTTGATTCAGACTCTCAGAAGCAAGGTCTGCTATGCGATGGAAAAGGAATACCTTCTCCTTTCAGAAACAGTTGAAATGTGGAACTGGTTGTTGCGTAAGAAAAGACCCAGATCGTTCACTGAAAGCAATCACGACGAGCTTGGAGGTGGATGA
- a CDS encoding DUF503 domain-containing protein gives MHVAVVSFKLRLFGINSLKEKRSLIKKLINELRTKYNISISEVGMCDSKGWAEIGIAVVNSAKEVVDSTVEQISNALESTYGLEIVEFEREGW, from the coding sequence ATGCATGTAGCTGTCGTGAGCTTCAAACTGAGATTGTTTGGTATAAACAGTCTGAAAGAAAAGCGTAGTCTGATCAAAAAGCTGATCAACGAATTGAGGACCAAGTACAACATCTCCATCTCTGAGGTGGGGATGTGTGATTCGAAAGGCTGGGCCGAAATAGGGATTGCCGTCGTGAATTCCGCAAAGGAGGTCGTTGACAGTACCGTGGAACAGATAAGTAACGCTCTGGAATCAACTTACGGGTTGGAAATCGTCGAGTTTGAGAGAGAAGGATGGTGA
- the fusA gene encoding elongation factor G — MAIATEKKRNFVLVGHNGSGKSLLVSSILKTAGLVDRISIRFVDTDPIEESKGSSINSHVFTFTWKDHLLTVIDTPGFGDFIADVINSVFVSENVVSVINAVAGVEIQTERTWQLAQEMSRPIMVFVNQMDKERASFENALESVKSAFECKVVPLVLPIGSESGFKGVVDLVGMRAYVYEDGKAKPVSIPAELQKKVEEARLKLLEDIVESDDALMEKYLEGQEVGEEELRNALVKAYKSGIVVPALCGSAEKGIGIDLLLDTIVELGASPKETKPLRAVLESGEEIEISPSETEPFCAYIFKNVADPFVGRVSYIKIIAGTVRPGDNFVNVNRGTSDRISKLYFARGKEQVEIEEASCGEIVVLPKLKEGSVGETITHKDRKLKIVPPQFPEPMFSRSVNPKSKTDIDKISNGLSRLAESDPTFKWEYDPETGETVVSGLGTIHLDVMIEKLKSIFGVEVEVGKPKIAYRETITKKAVAEYKHKKQTGGHGQYGHVKIELEPLPRGAGFEFVDKIFGGAIPKNFIPSVEKGIIEAMKRGSLAGYPVVDVRVTLFDGSYHEVDSSDIAFQIAAIQAFRKGMEEARPVILEPIMEVEIFCPDEVAGDVMGEVTSRRGRPQGMEPAGRGMSKIKAEVPLAEMLDFSGRLSGITSGRGYFTMKFLRYQEVPPNIQEKIIQERKQGQQNA, encoded by the coding sequence ATGGCAATCGCTACTGAGAAGAAGAGGAACTTCGTTCTGGTTGGTCATAACGGATCAGGAAAGTCCCTTTTGGTGAGTTCGATCTTGAAAACGGCTGGTCTGGTCGATCGAATCTCGATCAGATTTGTCGACACTGATCCGATAGAAGAATCGAAAGGTTCGAGCATCAACTCGCACGTGTTCACTTTCACATGGAAGGATCACCTTCTGACCGTGATCGACACACCCGGCTTCGGCGATTTCATAGCTGACGTTATCAACTCGGTCTTTGTGAGTGAAAACGTTGTGAGTGTGATCAACGCGGTTGCCGGTGTGGAGATTCAAACGGAAAGAACGTGGCAGCTGGCCCAGGAGATGTCCAGGCCCATCATGGTCTTTGTGAACCAGATGGACAAAGAGAGAGCAAGCTTTGAGAACGCCCTGGAATCGGTGAAATCGGCGTTCGAATGTAAAGTTGTACCCTTAGTTTTACCGATAGGTTCCGAGTCCGGCTTCAAAGGCGTGGTGGATCTGGTCGGCATGAGGGCGTACGTCTACGAGGATGGTAAGGCGAAGCCTGTGAGCATCCCTGCGGAATTGCAGAAGAAGGTCGAGGAAGCCAGACTCAAGTTGCTGGAAGACATCGTGGAGAGCGACGATGCGTTGATGGAAAAGTACCTTGAAGGTCAGGAAGTCGGCGAGGAAGAACTGAGGAACGCCCTCGTCAAAGCTTACAAGTCCGGGATCGTTGTACCGGCACTCTGCGGTTCTGCAGAAAAAGGGATCGGAATCGATCTGCTGCTGGACACCATCGTAGAACTGGGTGCGAGTCCGAAAGAAACGAAACCATTAAGGGCTGTACTGGAAAGTGGCGAAGAGATCGAAATTTCCCCCAGTGAGACCGAACCTTTCTGCGCTTACATATTCAAGAACGTTGCGGATCCGTTCGTCGGACGTGTGAGCTACATCAAGATCATAGCTGGAACCGTGAGACCTGGTGACAACTTCGTGAACGTGAACCGCGGAACGAGCGATAGGATAAGCAAACTGTATTTCGCTCGCGGGAAAGAGCAGGTGGAAATAGAGGAAGCGTCCTGCGGGGAAATCGTGGTGTTGCCGAAATTGAAAGAGGGCAGCGTGGGGGAAACCATTACTCATAAAGATAGAAAATTGAAGATCGTTCCACCTCAGTTCCCGGAACCCATGTTCTCAAGATCTGTCAATCCGAAGAGCAAAACCGACATTGACAAGATAAGCAACGGCCTGTCGAGGCTCGCCGAAAGCGATCCAACCTTCAAATGGGAATACGATCCCGAAACGGGTGAAACCGTTGTCTCAGGTCTTGGAACGATCCATCTGGACGTGATGATAGAAAAGCTGAAAAGCATTTTCGGTGTGGAAGTGGAAGTCGGCAAGCCCAAGATCGCCTACAGGGAAACCATAACAAAAAAGGCTGTAGCGGAGTACAAGCACAAGAAGCAGACGGGTGGTCACGGTCAGTACGGACACGTGAAGATAGAGCTCGAGCCACTCCCACGCGGAGCGGGCTTCGAATTCGTCGATAAGATCTTCGGAGGTGCGATCCCGAAGAACTTCATCCCTTCGGTGGAGAAAGGTATCATCGAAGCCATGAAGCGTGGTTCTCTCGCGGGTTACCCTGTGGTCGATGTCCGCGTGACACTGTTCGATGGGTCCTACCACGAAGTCGACTCTTCGGATATCGCATTCCAGATCGCAGCGATTCAGGCCTTCAGGAAAGGCATGGAAGAAGCCAGACCCGTCATACTCGAACCCATCATGGAAGTGGAGATATTCTGTCCAGACGAAGTCGCGGGTGACGTCATGGGTGAGGTGACGAGCCGAAGGGGAAGGCCTCAGGGCATGGAACCCGCTGGTCGTGGTATGTCCAAGATAAAGGCGGAAGTACCGCTGGCGGAGATGCTCGACTTCTCTGGCAGGTTGTCTGGTATCACGAGCGGCCGAGGGTATTTCACCATGAAGTTCCTGAGGTATCAGGAGGTCCCACCGAACATTCAAGAAAAGATCATTCAGGAAAGGAAACAGGGACAACAGAACGCTTGA
- a CDS encoding phosphodiester glycosidase family protein, translating to MRYLPLILVLLFTSCFAGQVLIGLQGKFVLLEESNGFVDAKELERLGLTFVLSEVSGRAYLIFEKKIVLLTKDGNVTVDFLDVYKDSAKFVDKKVFIKTEVLQQVLKLRAEKTPSGQLVLLDSVPILRSANFEKNRLRLNFVGFVSEQMVSTRTTKGKLVVEISPCISFATAVDPVKIQTEATSVKVELELGVDVEPVMVSAFEPGALTFELRMPMLGKEWIANGVYWQQTTERIGNKDVLVNYLWIDPTVVELRPAISSSGIGTLESVDAMVIKNNAIAGVNASYFDPNTAMPIGLLIVDGKILQAPYGDRPVFVYTYAGTVHIERFYFDINVRIGQLLFIVKGINTVAIGEVLIFTKEFGLPIPKRDDMLYFVVERGKIVSRGWTSKAPDAGFVLAISNKYEKYLQEVRPGDPVEYVINTNFPYRIKHAVEAGPLLLYQGAPIPDRNQEKNRYGGNIARVSATRTLIATTQDGKAVLVVISDQNGTGGVNYDELVDFCMSKGFYSAMNFDGGSSSVMVIKDKIVSRTSTGWTRLIPVSLLVVQKSD from the coding sequence ATGAGGTATTTGCCTCTGATTCTCGTTTTGCTCTTTACGAGTTGTTTCGCAGGCCAGGTTCTCATTGGCCTGCAGGGAAAATTCGTTTTACTTGAGGAATCAAACGGCTTCGTCGATGCGAAGGAGCTGGAAAGGCTCGGACTGACGTTCGTACTTTCCGAAGTTTCTGGGCGCGCCTATCTCATCTTTGAGAAAAAAATCGTGTTGCTCACGAAGGATGGAAACGTGACGGTGGACTTCCTCGACGTGTACAAAGATTCGGCGAAGTTCGTTGACAAAAAAGTCTTCATCAAAACGGAAGTTCTTCAGCAGGTTCTCAAATTGAGAGCGGAGAAGACTCCATCGGGTCAGCTGGTACTCTTAGACAGCGTACCGATCCTCCGATCGGCAAATTTTGAAAAGAACCGGCTCAGATTGAACTTCGTCGGCTTCGTCTCGGAGCAGATGGTTTCCACACGTACGACAAAAGGGAAGCTGGTTGTCGAGATATCACCGTGCATCAGTTTTGCCACCGCGGTCGATCCGGTGAAGATCCAGACCGAAGCAACATCCGTGAAGGTAGAGCTCGAACTCGGTGTTGATGTGGAACCTGTTATGGTTTCGGCGTTCGAACCGGGTGCACTCACCTTTGAACTGAGAATGCCGATGCTCGGTAAGGAATGGATCGCTAACGGCGTCTATTGGCAGCAGACGACCGAGCGGATCGGCAACAAAGATGTTTTGGTGAACTATCTGTGGATAGACCCAACCGTGGTGGAACTGAGGCCCGCGATCAGTTCTTCCGGTATCGGTACGCTGGAAAGCGTGGATGCCATGGTGATCAAGAACAACGCGATAGCCGGTGTCAATGCGAGTTATTTCGATCCCAACACGGCGATGCCCATAGGCCTCTTGATCGTTGACGGCAAGATCCTGCAGGCACCTTACGGGGACAGGCCCGTCTTCGTTTACACTTACGCTGGAACTGTGCACATAGAGAGATTTTACTTCGACATCAACGTGCGCATCGGACAGCTTCTGTTCATCGTGAAAGGCATCAACACCGTGGCGATCGGGGAGGTACTCATTTTCACGAAGGAATTCGGCCTTCCAATACCGAAGAGGGACGATATGCTTTACTTCGTCGTCGAGAGAGGAAAAATTGTCTCAAGGGGCTGGACATCCAAGGCTCCCGACGCGGGTTTTGTGCTCGCCATATCGAACAAGTACGAAAAATACTTGCAAGAAGTGAGACCTGGTGATCCTGTCGAGTACGTCATAAACACGAACTTCCCTTACAGAATAAAGCATGCGGTCGAAGCGGGACCTCTGTTGCTCTATCAGGGTGCTCCGATACCGGATCGGAACCAGGAGAAAAACCGTTACGGCGGCAACATTGCGAGGGTCAGTGCGACCAGAACCTTGATCGCTACGACGCAGGACGGAAAAGCGGTTCTCGTGGTCATAAGTGATCAAAATGGTACTGGGGGTGTCAACTACGATGAATTAGTTGATTTCTGCATGAGCAAGGGTTTCTACTCGGCCATGAACTTCGACGGAGGGAGCTCCTCCGTGATGGTCATCAAGGATAAGATCGTGAGTAGAACCTCAACTGGTTGGACGAGGCTCATTCCGGTTTCGCTCCTGGTGGTTCAGAAATCTGATTGA
- a CDS encoding thymidine phosphorylase, with translation MRMYDIIKKKRDGFELTEEEIRFVVQGYTRGEIPDYQMAAFLMAVYFRGMNERETYDLTIAMLDSGDRLDLSSLSGIKLDKHSSGGVGDKISFVVLPIAASFGIKIAKMSGRGLGHTGGTIDKLESIPGMRTSLDKEQFLKVVEEVGFSIVSQTENLVPADKKIYALRDATATVENLSLIASSIVSKKLAAGADAIVFDVKVGSGAFMKDLDQARKLSSLMLDIVKRNGKKAKAVISNMDQPLGKMVGNALEVLEAIECLKGQGPRDVMKLSYTLVKEMLDLAGVKVSFDDIREKVRSGEPLKRFKKFVEMHGGDPSIVDEPTRLPISGDVVEVRAQREGYVAKIDAERIGNACVLLGGGRSKKEDTIDHSVGVELLKKVSDPVAVNDVLARVYYSKKSDLESALKIVESAYVLSEQAVEPLPIVLEVIE, from the coding sequence ATGAGGATGTACGATATCATAAAGAAGAAACGCGATGGATTCGAGCTGACCGAAGAAGAGATCCGATTCGTCGTGCAAGGTTACACCCGCGGAGAGATTCCCGATTATCAAATGGCCGCTTTCCTCATGGCGGTTTATTTCCGTGGCATGAACGAACGGGAAACTTACGATCTAACCATTGCGATGCTCGATTCCGGCGATCGGCTGGACCTTTCCTCCCTCAGTGGGATAAAGCTCGACAAGCATTCCAGTGGGGGTGTGGGAGACAAGATCAGTTTCGTTGTGCTTCCGATCGCCGCGAGCTTTGGAATCAAGATCGCCAAGATGTCCGGTCGTGGTCTGGGTCACACCGGCGGTACGATAGACAAGCTCGAATCGATACCGGGTATGAGGACGTCTCTGGACAAGGAGCAGTTCCTCAAGGTAGTGGAAGAAGTGGGATTCTCCATCGTCAGCCAGACAGAAAACCTTGTGCCTGCAGACAAGAAAATCTACGCGCTCAGGGATGCCACGGCGACGGTCGAAAATCTTTCCCTGATCGCTTCGAGTATAGTCAGCAAGAAACTGGCTGCGGGGGCAGACGCGATAGTTTTCGATGTGAAGGTTGGTTCGGGTGCTTTCATGAAGGATCTGGATCAAGCCAGAAAGCTGTCTTCGTTGATGCTCGACATCGTGAAGCGCAACGGGAAAAAGGCGAAGGCAGTGATCTCGAACATGGACCAACCACTCGGCAAGATGGTGGGCAACGCCCTCGAGGTGCTCGAAGCCATAGAGTGTTTGAAAGGACAGGGACCACGGGATGTGATGAAACTTTCGTACACCCTCGTGAAGGAAATGCTGGACCTTGCCGGTGTAAAGGTGAGTTTCGATGACATAAGGGAAAAGGTCCGTTCTGGAGAACCGTTAAAACGGTTCAAGAAGTTCGTAGAGATGCATGGAGGAGATCCTTCCATCGTTGATGAACCGACGAGATTGCCCATCAGCGGGGACGTCGTGGAAGTGAGAGCTCAGAGAGAAGGTTACGTTGCAAAGATCGATGCAGAACGCATAGGCAATGCCTGCGTGCTGCTCGGCGGCGGTAGATCGAAAAAGGAGGACACCATCGATCATTCCGTTGGCGTAGAGTTGCTGAAAAAGGTTTCGGATCCGGTGGCGGTGAACGATGTGCTTGCGAGGGTGTATTATTCGAAAAAGAGCGATCTGGAATCGGCGCTGAAGATCGTTGAATCGGCATATGTGCTTTCGGAACAAGCGGTTGAACCATTACCGATCGTGCTTGAGGTGATCGAATGA